A region of Myxococcus stipitatus DSM 14675 DNA encodes the following proteins:
- a CDS encoding VWA domain-containing protein — MTFSLPHAWLLLLPLGLFLWKYGRRPGPPMWLRGALLVLVVGALSGPELRREDAGSDVVVVVDRSASMPRDVDRTAQELISNLERERRPGDRVGVIAFGREARVEQPLSSAGGFGGFTRTVDTEASDLSSALDAANALIPRERTGRVLVFSDGRATGTDARGAARRLAARGIAVDWRQLSRPEPPLDVAVVSLDVPASVAVREPFQFSATVQSTAAVTGTVRLERNGRVLVKGPFHFQPGANVLPLRDLVEEPGLVRYQLVIETPGDGVPENDRGLAVLRVEGPRRVLLLTNQPKGTLAQALSAAGLWVEVRAPFRLSLDELDGVGAVVLENVDANTLGEPGLNALASYVEQAGGGLVMTGGRESFGEGGYRRSPVEPLLPVSLEMREEQRRASIAMSILMDCSCSMGASVADGRTKMELAAEGVVGALALLNPEDEASVHMVDTETHEIFPLSSVNEGLPYDKVSRGFSGGGGIYVGEALRSGRKQILKSEKPTRHVLLFADAADSEEPDDYHATLAALKRESVTVSVIGLGTPKDSDADLLREVARRGGGRVYFAEDAMSLPRVFSQETLAIARATFIDEPVSMEGAPDLPLLGRLSSEGLPQVGGYNLTYLRPQANVALRTLDTHAAPVLAMWTRGAGRTVAFTAEVDGPFTGELRQWGSLRAALEAMVRWSMAGASPLGDAVVRSERRGHVLRVTLDLPPEAPLPGTPPTLALLAGDGKSAPVEYPMRWEDEDRLVAEVPLEGSGTWHPVVRVGTRALRAPPVALPYSPEFEPGSPKEGLALLRSVAAVGGGVERLSMTGLFAEAPESEGHRALGPWWVSLAVALLLAEVAVRRFLSAPRQRAVARTAPGASTVPGTPVTPAVAPVRVETKASGPPESTSPEAAPSPVSESGAKPREGGVDSALDAARARSRRRLDR, encoded by the coding sequence ATGACCTTCTCCCTCCCGCATGCGTGGTTGCTGTTGTTGCCGTTGGGGCTCTTCCTCTGGAAGTACGGCCGTCGGCCCGGCCCGCCCATGTGGTTGCGGGGCGCGCTGCTGGTGCTCGTGGTGGGGGCGCTCTCGGGGCCGGAGCTGCGGCGGGAGGACGCGGGCAGTGACGTGGTGGTCGTGGTGGACCGCTCCGCGTCGATGCCTCGGGATGTGGACCGCACGGCCCAGGAGCTCATCTCGAACCTGGAGCGGGAGCGGCGTCCGGGAGACCGGGTGGGCGTCATCGCGTTCGGTCGAGAGGCGCGGGTGGAGCAGCCCTTGTCCTCGGCGGGAGGCTTTGGAGGCTTCACGCGCACGGTGGACACGGAGGCGTCGGACCTGTCCTCCGCGCTGGATGCGGCGAACGCGCTCATTCCTCGGGAGCGCACGGGACGCGTGCTCGTGTTCTCGGATGGCAGGGCCACGGGGACGGACGCACGAGGCGCCGCGCGCAGGCTCGCGGCCCGAGGCATCGCCGTGGACTGGCGTCAGCTCTCACGCCCCGAGCCTCCGCTCGATGTGGCGGTGGTCTCGCTGGATGTCCCGGCCAGCGTGGCGGTGCGAGAGCCCTTCCAGTTCTCGGCGACGGTGCAGTCCACCGCCGCCGTCACGGGGACGGTGCGCCTGGAGCGCAATGGCCGCGTGTTGGTGAAGGGGCCCTTCCACTTCCAGCCGGGGGCGAATGTGTTGCCCTTGAGGGACCTGGTGGAGGAGCCGGGGCTCGTGCGCTACCAGCTCGTCATCGAGACGCCGGGTGACGGCGTGCCGGAGAACGACCGGGGGCTCGCGGTGCTGCGCGTCGAGGGGCCTCGGCGGGTGCTGCTGCTGACGAATCAGCCGAAGGGCACTCTCGCGCAGGCGCTCTCCGCGGCGGGCTTGTGGGTGGAGGTCCGCGCGCCCTTCCGGCTCTCGCTGGACGAACTGGATGGCGTGGGCGCCGTCGTGCTGGAGAACGTGGATGCGAACACGTTGGGGGAGCCGGGCCTCAATGCGCTCGCGTCGTACGTGGAGCAGGCGGGGGGCGGGCTGGTGATGACGGGAGGGCGGGAGAGCTTCGGTGAAGGCGGCTACCGCCGCTCGCCCGTGGAGCCCTTGTTGCCCGTGTCGCTGGAGATGCGCGAGGAGCAGCGGCGGGCGTCCATCGCCATGAGCATCCTCATGGACTGCTCGTGCTCGATGGGCGCGAGCGTGGCGGATGGGCGCACGAAGATGGAGCTGGCGGCGGAGGGGGTTGTCGGGGCGCTCGCGCTGTTGAATCCCGAGGACGAAGCGTCCGTGCACATGGTGGACACGGAGACGCACGAAATCTTCCCGCTCAGCTCGGTGAATGAGGGGCTTCCCTACGACAAGGTGTCGCGAGGCTTCAGCGGAGGTGGCGGCATCTACGTGGGCGAGGCGCTGCGCTCGGGCCGGAAGCAGATTCTCAAGAGCGAGAAGCCCACGCGGCACGTGCTGCTCTTCGCCGACGCGGCCGACTCCGAGGAGCCCGATGACTACCACGCCACGCTGGCCGCGCTGAAGCGCGAGTCGGTGACGGTGTCGGTGATTGGGTTGGGGACGCCCAAGGACTCGGACGCGGACTTGTTGAGGGAGGTCGCTCGGCGAGGTGGAGGCCGCGTCTACTTCGCGGAGGACGCGATGAGCCTGCCGCGTGTCTTCAGCCAGGAGACGCTGGCGATTGCCCGGGCGACGTTCATCGATGAGCCCGTGTCGATGGAAGGTGCGCCGGACCTGCCGCTCCTGGGGCGGCTGTCGTCCGAGGGACTGCCGCAGGTGGGCGGCTACAACCTCACGTACCTGAGGCCGCAGGCGAACGTGGCGCTGCGCACGCTCGACACGCATGCGGCGCCGGTGCTGGCGATGTGGACGCGGGGCGCGGGGCGCACGGTGGCGTTCACGGCGGAGGTGGACGGTCCCTTCACGGGGGAGCTGCGTCAGTGGGGCTCGTTGAGGGCGGCGCTGGAGGCGATGGTGCGCTGGTCGATGGCGGGGGCTTCTCCGCTCGGCGATGCGGTGGTGCGTTCGGAGCGGCGAGGGCATGTGCTGCGCGTGACGCTGGACCTGCCGCCAGAGGCGCCGTTGCCGGGCACGCCGCCCACGCTGGCCTTGCTCGCGGGGGATGGGAAGTCAGCGCCGGTGGAGTACCCGATGCGCTGGGAGGATGAGGACCGGCTGGTGGCGGAGGTCCCGCTGGAGGGCAGTGGCACGTGGCATCCGGTGGTGCGAGTGGGCACGCGAGCGCTGCGAGCACCTCCTGTCGCGCTGCCCTATTCCCCGGAGTTCGAGCCGGGGAGTCCGAAGGAAGGACTCGCCCTGTTGCGCTCCGTCGCGGCGGTGGGCGGAGGCGTGGAGCGGCTGTCGATGACGGGCCTCTTCGCGGAGGCGCCTGAGTCCGAGGGCCATCGCGCGCTGGGCCCCTGGTGGGTGTCGCTGGCCGTGGCCCTGTTGCTGGCGGAGGTGGCCGTGCGTCGGTTCCTCTCCGCGCCAAGACAGCGTGCGGTGGCGCGCACCGCGCCTGGAGCGTCGACAGTCCCGGGGACGCCCGTCACGCCCGCAGTGGCGCCGGTGCGTGTGGAGACAAAGGCTTCGGGGCCTCCGGAGTCCACGTCACCAGAGGCGGCTCCGAGTCCCGTGAGCGAGAGTGGAGCCAAGCCCCGAGAGGGCGGAGTGGACTCCGCGCTCGATGCCGCGCGTGCGCGCTCGCGGCGACGGTTGGACCGATAG
- a CDS encoding double-CXXCG motif protein has protein sequence MGRLYLLDEDRAAAAKLGGAVNATHRWHLPGLSRCPTCSVTWAGAGHYYPGADLSQLPAMGEFVQARPEPFPEFRRLRELVRRFVPAGASLPPGTGLGPLEGTCRGELADIVWLDDVMLVHRGVHEELKASGLRGVEGYPTALRFRQKSPPELLELQLAPRGRLHSDCMPPDQPPSCLACGRFALRWPEQPILDGDTLPANVDLFRIGNFATRVVATERFVDAVCHLSLDGLTWREIPVRTSRAPGDEQRPSAARLRPGE, from the coding sequence ATGGGACGACTCTATTTGTTGGACGAGGATAGAGCCGCGGCTGCGAAGCTCGGCGGGGCGGTCAATGCCACACACCGGTGGCACCTACCGGGGCTCTCGAGATGCCCCACGTGCTCGGTGACCTGGGCCGGCGCGGGCCACTACTACCCGGGCGCGGACCTGTCACAACTCCCAGCCATGGGCGAGTTCGTACAGGCCCGACCCGAGCCCTTCCCCGAGTTCAGACGACTCCGAGAACTGGTGCGTCGTTTCGTCCCTGCGGGGGCCTCGCTCCCACCGGGGACGGGGCTTGGCCCCCTCGAGGGGACTTGCCGTGGAGAACTCGCGGACATTGTCTGGCTTGACGACGTGATGCTGGTGCATCGCGGCGTGCACGAAGAGCTCAAGGCATCCGGGCTTCGAGGCGTCGAGGGATATCCCACGGCCTTGCGCTTCCGGCAGAAGTCCCCACCCGAGCTCCTCGAGCTCCAGCTTGCCCCGCGTGGCCGACTGCATTCCGACTGCATGCCACCGGACCAGCCGCCCTCCTGCCTGGCGTGTGGAAGGTTTGCGCTCCGTTGGCCCGAACAGCCCATCCTGGATGGCGACACGCTCCCAGCCAATGTGGACCTGTTCCGAATCGGGAACTTCGCGACGAGGGTCGTCGCCACCGAGCGCTTCGTCGACGCGGTCTGCCACCTCTCGTTGGATGGACTGACGTGGCGAGAGATACCTGTGCGTACAAGCCGGGCTCCAGGGGACGAGCAGCGCCCATCCGCTGCTCGTCTCAGGCCAGGCGAGTGA
- a CDS encoding translocation/assembly module TamB domain-containing protein, producing the protein MSRRRWGRWLLWGLLGVVGLVVLTVACALVWATSPPGERWLLHKGLGLANEQFAGRLDVGGLDLDLPGAVLTGVKLYDPEGELVAEIARVEARVRPGALLRQHVDLSQARVEAPRLYLAQDERGLNLSRALAARVAKPEEPPGPRGKLRVDLRELVLQDGHVDFKQELEDDGERHVRLEDFDARGSGSYAVATRSFTVALESTGGLALPVKGPLRLDVKGGGEEDSLHADVKLDLAGLLLDATASMTLPADTAPGEPPGVLKVNADVRQLTVPPELTRGFIPTWPLRAPVSLAGKAGLEGEVVFADVQGKAAEATFEVKGDVNLERLRTDGLIVKARGVDLSVLVDSGPKTNLSADLTAKGGGTSLETLDGEVDLSVSPSRYLGQPLGPVELKASAKDGHYTLSRLRVLVPGASLHAQGEGTTKALRVNGGLTAGDLSLLSQALTRLLPGTFPPLAGSGTLEFRVEGSAREPGINAQGTFTSLAYGDFAVKNLTLNAEVPDVTHPLSADATVVMGELRAGDRQFRDVSANFTTEGRKLEASVRALGDTMLGLTLSGLVDEDTHGLQLQGMTLSWPEATWKLQAPTHVRLDSGKVAVEPALELTSGAQVISVLGSLIREEITARVDLEAVDLSLLPRLAVPESLGLGGTVSGFVTAKGRVARPDAQAQVRWRDGRVSEYTDLQVSVDGRYEKDRATGKLTASNPAASVSADFDVPVQGVLKRRRDALALTVRLENLDIPKAMALLKRTEPVTGTASGELRIDGTAKDPRLTLQINGQALNYTAPPPGFSLKQPLDLALHAASDAQDGTLDARVDVKGLGSQTYVVLHTPFTLGGMLARPPKADELLTASVDLEARVADLPLAQFEGVGGLEEPGGTVSAQLFLTGSAMVPQARLSVKSSGLTAYGLPPVDGQLGVVGDDQDVKVTLAVQREDKPLVQLDVTLEAPLGALQDQEVYGHIPLQLKGRLGPMPIQHLPGVAKARVKSTTNSRSVAPESKSLQGELAVELTARGTLDTPHIELTAGAQKLGMGDLALGQARVQYGYQNARSTFDVLLSAPAGGTLHVDGNVAMDVSLPALRKGLDTARAPLDVTLDARDFDPSFLSGAVEVVRGVGGMIQADAKLTGTVAAPIFRGTLEWKDGKLALMGLGEYRDIQLSLDATQEALSVKKLAVKAGGGSLWLEAPLTATSTRNGEYELSSPAEKPYPLRAQNFPIIYDDQLMALLSMRAKVEGTLSNHLVNLRNVSIPEATIELPEVKRKDLQAMGRPDDIVLVRRGVPLERRKRKQPQQPSPGEPQPETPQTPATPPPEEAASEPGDESSASRAYWVNVNAPRNLWVKGSDVNVELGLSEDFRIEYTDQARLFGQVRVLRGRVDVLGRRFDVQRDSIVSFTGPPAVPYINVTAEHRNETASVTVFVTIRGQGRDFTLKPTSEPPMPESEIYTLLATGRRTLERGSGASMTASAQAASVVGSLVANEARKALAAKLPLDVLSIEAGGAGIAGTKLEVGTYVTDKIYVGYTGRVGANIQQGENSNAVRFEYQFGPRWSLEGQYGDARSGGLDLIWSNEY; encoded by the coding sequence TTGAGCCGGCGACGCTGGGGGCGATGGCTGCTGTGGGGCCTGCTCGGCGTGGTGGGACTGGTCGTGCTCACGGTGGCGTGCGCGCTGGTGTGGGCCACGTCCCCGCCGGGTGAGCGCTGGCTGCTGCACAAGGGCCTGGGACTGGCCAACGAGCAGTTCGCCGGGCGACTGGACGTGGGTGGGCTGGACCTGGACCTGCCTGGCGCCGTCCTCACGGGCGTGAAGCTGTATGACCCGGAGGGCGAGCTGGTGGCGGAGATTGCCCGTGTGGAAGCACGCGTGCGGCCAGGCGCGCTCCTGCGTCAGCACGTGGACCTCTCGCAGGCCCGCGTGGAAGCGCCCCGGCTCTACCTGGCCCAGGACGAGCGAGGACTGAACCTCTCCCGCGCGCTCGCGGCGCGCGTCGCCAAGCCCGAGGAGCCCCCCGGTCCGCGCGGAAAGCTGCGCGTGGACCTGCGCGAGCTGGTGCTCCAGGACGGCCATGTCGACTTCAAGCAGGAGCTGGAGGACGACGGCGAGCGACACGTGCGCCTGGAGGACTTCGACGCCCGAGGCAGCGGGAGCTACGCGGTGGCCACGCGCTCGTTCACCGTGGCGCTGGAGTCCACCGGAGGGCTCGCCTTGCCCGTGAAGGGACCGCTCCGGTTGGACGTGAAGGGCGGCGGCGAGGAGGACTCGCTCCATGCCGACGTGAAGCTGGACCTCGCGGGACTGCTGCTGGACGCGACGGCCTCGATGACGCTCCCGGCGGACACGGCGCCGGGGGAGCCTCCGGGCGTGTTGAAGGTGAACGCGGACGTGCGCCAGCTCACCGTGCCGCCGGAGCTGACGCGCGGCTTCATCCCCACCTGGCCGCTGCGCGCGCCCGTGAGCCTCGCGGGCAAGGCGGGGCTCGAGGGCGAGGTGGTGTTCGCGGATGTCCAAGGCAAGGCCGCGGAGGCGACGTTCGAGGTGAAGGGCGACGTGAACCTGGAGCGGCTGCGCACCGATGGCCTCATCGTGAAGGCGCGCGGCGTGGACCTCTCCGTGCTGGTGGACTCGGGCCCCAAGACGAACCTCTCCGCGGACCTCACGGCGAAGGGCGGCGGCACGAGCCTGGAGACCCTCGACGGGGAGGTGGACCTGTCGGTGTCACCCTCGCGCTACCTGGGCCAGCCGCTGGGACCCGTGGAGCTGAAGGCCTCCGCGAAGGACGGCCACTACACGCTGTCCCGCTTGCGGGTGCTGGTCCCCGGCGCCTCCCTCCACGCGCAGGGTGAGGGCACCACGAAGGCCCTGCGGGTGAATGGCGGACTGACGGCGGGCGACCTCTCGCTGCTGTCCCAGGCCCTGACGCGGCTGCTGCCCGGCACGTTCCCTCCCCTGGCGGGAAGCGGCACGCTGGAGTTCCGCGTGGAGGGCTCCGCGCGAGAGCCCGGCATCAACGCCCAGGGCACCTTCACCTCGCTGGCCTACGGCGACTTCGCGGTGAAGAACCTCACGCTCAACGCGGAGGTCCCGGACGTCACCCATCCCCTCTCCGCGGACGCGACGGTGGTGATGGGAGAGCTGCGCGCCGGTGACCGCCAGTTCCGGGATGTGTCCGCCAACTTCACCACGGAGGGGCGGAAGCTGGAGGCCAGCGTGCGCGCCCTGGGCGACACGATGCTCGGCCTCACGCTGTCGGGCCTGGTGGATGAAGACACCCACGGGCTGCAACTCCAAGGGATGACCCTCTCGTGGCCGGAGGCCACCTGGAAGCTCCAGGCCCCCACCCATGTGCGACTCGACAGCGGCAAGGTCGCGGTGGAGCCCGCGCTCGAGCTCACGTCCGGGGCGCAGGTGATATCCGTGCTCGGCTCGCTCATCCGCGAGGAAATCACCGCGCGCGTGGACCTGGAGGCCGTGGACCTGTCGCTGCTGCCTCGGCTGGCCGTGCCCGAGTCACTCGGGTTGGGCGGCACGGTGTCGGGCTTCGTCACCGCGAAGGGCCGCGTGGCGCGCCCCGATGCCCAGGCCCAGGTGCGCTGGCGCGATGGTCGCGTGTCGGAGTACACGGACCTCCAGGTGTCGGTCGACGGGCGCTACGAGAAGGACCGCGCCACGGGCAAGCTCACGGCGTCGAATCCCGCGGCCAGCGTCTCCGCCGACTTCGACGTGCCAGTGCAAGGCGTGCTCAAGCGCCGCCGGGATGCGCTGGCCCTCACCGTCCGGTTGGAGAACCTGGACATCCCCAAGGCCATGGCCCTGCTGAAGCGCACGGAGCCGGTGACGGGAACGGCGTCCGGAGAGCTGCGCATCGACGGCACCGCGAAGGACCCTCGGCTGACGCTTCAAATCAACGGACAGGCGCTGAACTACACCGCGCCGCCTCCGGGCTTCTCGCTGAAGCAGCCGCTGGACCTGGCGCTGCACGCGGCGTCGGACGCGCAGGACGGCACGCTCGACGCGCGCGTCGATGTGAAGGGCCTGGGCTCCCAGACGTATGTCGTCCTGCACACGCCCTTCACGCTGGGCGGGATGCTGGCGCGGCCGCCCAAGGCCGATGAGCTGCTGACGGCCTCGGTGGACCTGGAGGCGCGTGTGGCGGACCTGCCCCTGGCCCAGTTCGAGGGCGTGGGTGGACTCGAGGAGCCCGGAGGCACCGTCTCCGCGCAGCTCTTCCTCACCGGCTCCGCGATGGTGCCGCAGGCGCGCTTGAGCGTGAAGTCCTCGGGGCTGACGGCGTATGGACTGCCGCCCGTGGATGGGCAGCTCGGCGTGGTGGGCGATGACCAGGACGTGAAGGTGACGCTGGCGGTGCAGCGCGAGGACAAGCCGCTGGTGCAACTGGATGTCACGCTGGAGGCGCCGCTCGGTGCGCTCCAGGACCAGGAGGTCTACGGGCACATCCCCCTCCAGCTCAAGGGCCGGCTGGGCCCCATGCCGATTCAACACCTGCCCGGCGTGGCGAAGGCCCGCGTGAAGAGCACGACGAACTCCCGGTCCGTCGCGCCCGAGTCCAAGAGCCTCCAGGGCGAGCTCGCGGTGGAGCTGACCGCGCGAGGCACGCTCGACACGCCCCACATCGAGCTCACCGCGGGCGCGCAGAAGCTCGGCATGGGCGACCTGGCGCTCGGACAGGCGCGGGTGCAGTACGGCTATCAGAACGCCCGCTCCACCTTCGACGTGCTCCTCTCCGCTCCGGCGGGGGGCACCCTGCACGTGGACGGAAACGTGGCGATGGACGTGTCCCTGCCCGCGCTGCGCAAGGGTCTGGACACCGCGCGCGCGCCGCTGGACGTGACGCTCGACGCGCGCGACTTCGACCCGTCCTTCCTCTCCGGCGCGGTGGAGGTGGTGCGCGGCGTGGGCGGGATGATTCAAGCGGACGCGAAGCTCACCGGCACCGTGGCCGCGCCCATCTTCCGAGGCACGCTGGAGTGGAAGGACGGCAAGCTCGCGCTGATGGGGCTGGGCGAGTACCGCGACATCCAGCTCAGCCTCGATGCGACGCAGGAGGCGTTGTCGGTGAAGAAGCTGGCCGTGAAGGCCGGCGGTGGCTCGCTCTGGCTGGAGGCGCCGCTGACCGCCACGAGCACGCGGAATGGGGAGTACGAGCTGTCCAGCCCCGCGGAGAAGCCCTACCCGCTGCGCGCCCAGAACTTCCCCATCATCTACGACGACCAGCTCATGGCGCTGTTGAGCATGCGCGCGAAGGTGGAGGGCACGCTGTCCAACCACCTGGTCAACCTGCGCAACGTCTCCATCCCCGAGGCCACCATCGAGCTGCCGGAGGTGAAGCGCAAGGACCTCCAGGCCATGGGGCGCCCCGACGACATTGTGCTCGTGCGGCGCGGCGTCCCGCTCGAGCGGCGCAAGCGCAAGCAGCCGCAGCAGCCTTCTCCGGGTGAGCCCCAGCCGGAGACACCGCAGACGCCGGCGACGCCTCCACCCGAGGAAGCCGCGTCCGAGCCCGGCGACGAGTCCTCTGCGTCACGCGCCTACTGGGTGAACGTGAACGCGCCGCGCAACCTCTGGGTGAAGGGCTCCGACGTCAACGTGGAGCTGGGCCTGTCCGAGGACTTCCGCATCGAATACACCGACCAGGCGCGCCTCTTCGGACAGGTGCGCGTGCTGCGCGGACGGGTGGACGTGCTGGGCCGGCGCTTCGACGTCCAGCGCGACAGCATCGTGAGCTTCACGGGGCCGCCCGCCGTCCCCTACATCAACGTCACCGCCGAGCACCGCAACGAGACGGCCAGCGTCACGGTGTTCGTCACCATCCGAGGCCAGGGGCGCGACTTCACGCTGAAGCCCACCAGCGAGCCGCCCATGCCCGAGTCCGAAATCTACACCCTGCTCGCCACGGGCCGCCGCACCCTGGAGCGAGGCTCCGGCGCGTCCATGACCGCCAGCGCGCAGGCCGCGTCGGTGGTGGGCTCGCTCGTCGCCAACGAGGCGCGCAAGGCCCTGGCCGCCAAGCTCCCGCTGGATGTGCTCTCCATCGAGGCGGGGGGCGCGGGCATCGCCGGAACCAAGCTGGAGGTGGGCACGTACGTCACCGACAAGATCTACGTCGGCTACACCGGACGCGTCGGCGCCAACATCCAGCAAGGGGAGAACTCCAACGCGGTCCGATTCGAGTACCAGTTCGGACCGCGCTGGAGCCTGGAAGGTCAGTACGGCGACGCGCGCTCGGGCGGCCTCGACCTCATCTGGAGCAACGAGTACTGA
- a CDS encoding vWA domain-containing protein: MSFGSPWGLLALGALVPLVAAYFLRRRQKPVVVSALFLWRTPRPRAEAGPRWERFTRELSLLLEVLALIAAALYLADLRLGEKARVRHLVLVVDGSLSMSARGPEGVTVLELARREVARRVEQASATHVTLLASGAAPRVLAGPEAEPSRALAALESFEARGADHDPLPTLLWAQELAGPGAQVAFFTDAAPTEGLVLPGLVRWTALGAPHDNVALISAQRKDEGGTATVTLRVARFGAGPESVAVRMRALPGADAKQGTERVEQVALAGAEATTVRFTFQNAGDVEVSLPDDALPDDGRALLRASPARPVAVSLAQGLGALERDAVERFLEASPEMARGAETGEPLLIGPHGTDAKVTLGSTGKPRTFVGPFFTEKGHPLLDDVQLGGVRWSAGANPPGRPIVTAGDAVLVSEDDEGRIHLNLDLARSNVQRVSAWPVLMSNLVREARRSREGFARRQLTLGEPLQVVTLPGERYALVGPEGSRPVFGAGAVSLPPPVVPGRYVLERDGDTVDTAEVLALDARESELRGRGSVELAAREAGAEDERTKTSDRARWPLVILLLALVGDFYVTRRAS, encoded by the coding sequence GTGAGCTTCGGCTCCCCGTGGGGCTTGTTGGCGCTGGGGGCGCTGGTGCCGCTGGTGGCGGCGTACTTCCTGCGTCGTCGGCAGAAGCCGGTGGTGGTGAGCGCGCTGTTCCTGTGGCGGACGCCTCGGCCTCGCGCGGAGGCGGGGCCCCGTTGGGAGCGCTTCACGCGAGAGCTGTCGCTGCTGCTGGAGGTGCTGGCGCTCATCGCGGCGGCGCTGTACCTGGCGGACCTCCGGCTGGGGGAGAAGGCCCGGGTCCGGCACCTCGTGCTCGTGGTGGACGGGAGCCTGTCCATGTCCGCGCGAGGGCCGGAGGGCGTCACGGTGCTGGAGCTCGCGCGCCGCGAGGTGGCCCGGCGCGTGGAGCAGGCTTCCGCGACCCACGTGACGCTGCTGGCGTCAGGTGCGGCGCCGCGTGTGCTCGCGGGTCCGGAGGCGGAGCCGTCTCGCGCCTTGGCTGCGTTGGAGTCCTTCGAGGCGCGAGGCGCGGACCACGACCCGCTGCCCACGCTGCTGTGGGCCCAGGAGCTCGCGGGCCCCGGCGCGCAGGTCGCCTTCTTCACGGATGCGGCGCCGACGGAGGGGCTGGTGCTGCCGGGGCTGGTGCGCTGGACGGCGCTGGGCGCGCCGCACGACAACGTGGCGCTCATCTCCGCGCAGCGAAAGGACGAAGGAGGCACGGCGACGGTGACGTTGCGCGTGGCCCGCTTCGGCGCGGGGCCGGAATCCGTCGCGGTGCGGATGCGAGCGCTTCCGGGCGCGGATGCGAAGCAGGGCACCGAGCGGGTCGAGCAGGTGGCGCTCGCTGGCGCCGAGGCCACCACGGTGCGCTTCACCTTCCAGAACGCGGGGGATGTGGAGGTCTCGCTCCCGGATGATGCGCTCCCCGACGATGGCCGTGCGTTGCTGCGAGCCTCGCCCGCGCGGCCGGTCGCGGTGAGCCTGGCGCAGGGACTGGGGGCGCTCGAGCGCGACGCGGTGGAGCGCTTCCTCGAGGCCTCCCCCGAGATGGCTCGCGGCGCGGAGACTGGAGAGCCGCTGCTCATCGGGCCGCACGGCACGGATGCGAAGGTGACGCTGGGGTCCACGGGCAAGCCGCGGACCTTCGTGGGTCCGTTCTTCACGGAGAAGGGACATCCCCTGCTGGACGACGTGCAGCTCGGGGGCGTGCGCTGGTCGGCGGGGGCGAATCCTCCTGGGCGCCCCATCGTCACGGCGGGCGACGCGGTGCTGGTGTCCGAGGACGACGAGGGCCGCATCCACCTCAACCTGGACCTGGCGCGCTCGAACGTGCAGCGCGTGTCCGCCTGGCCCGTGTTGATGAGCAACCTGGTGCGTGAAGCCCGTCGCTCGCGAGAGGGCTTCGCGCGCCGACAGCTGACCCTGGGCGAGCCGCTCCAGGTGGTGACGCTGCCTGGCGAGCGCTACGCGCTGGTGGGACCGGAGGGGAGCCGGCCCGTCTTCGGCGCGGGCGCGGTGAGCCTGCCGCCTCCGGTGGTGCCGGGGCGCTATGTGTTGGAGCGGGATGGAGACACGGTGGACACGGCGGAGGTCCTGGCGCTGGACGCGCGTGAGTCGGAGCTGCGCGGACGAGGGAGCGTGGAGCTCGCCGCGCGCGAGGCGGGGGCGGAGGATGAGCGCACGAAGACCTCGGACCGGGCGCGCTGGCCGCTGGTGATTCTGCTCCTGGCGCTGGTGGGCGACTTCTACGTCACGAGGCGGGCGTCATGA
- a CDS encoding DUF58 domain-containing protein: MSDAWDEAAVGRLVPGLALALPRGPHRGRVGEVRATSVGGSLELHDFRTYQPGDDLRQLDWNAVARTDELILRVRQEEVSPRVEVVLDGSRSMALSPRKAARAREVALLTCEVGARQGLSPTLMVTGARPERTQGPACRTLLRRLEFDARDDLASALARLPPPRPCGMRVVVSDFLFEADLSALAARLSRGAAGVFLVQVLDAEDVEPSGGEGARLVDSESGAALEELLTEEVLAAYARRFGEHQRQLRAAASRARGVLLTAEATQPLASLVMGPLRPLFVAGGGA; encoded by the coding sequence GTGAGCGACGCCTGGGACGAAGCCGCGGTGGGGCGGCTGGTGCCGGGGCTCGCCCTGGCACTGCCGCGAGGTCCTCACCGTGGCCGCGTGGGGGAGGTCCGAGCCACGTCCGTGGGCGGCTCGCTGGAGCTGCATGACTTCCGCACGTATCAGCCGGGAGATGACCTGCGGCAGCTGGACTGGAACGCGGTGGCGCGGACCGACGAGCTCATCCTGCGGGTGCGTCAGGAGGAGGTGTCTCCTCGGGTGGAGGTGGTGCTGGATGGGTCGCGCTCCATGGCGCTGTCCCCGCGCAAGGCCGCGCGCGCGCGCGAGGTGGCGCTGCTGACGTGTGAAGTGGGGGCGAGGCAGGGGCTGAGTCCCACGTTGATGGTGACGGGCGCGCGGCCGGAGCGGACGCAGGGGCCCGCGTGCCGGACGTTGCTGCGGCGGTTGGAGTTCGATGCGCGGGACGACCTGGCGTCGGCGCTGGCGCGGCTGCCTCCGCCGAGGCCCTGCGGCATGCGTGTGGTGGTGAGTGACTTCCTGTTCGAGGCGGACCTGTCGGCGCTGGCGGCCCGGTTGTCGCGAGGCGCGGCGGGGGTCTTCCTGGTGCAGGTGTTGGACGCGGAGGACGTGGAGCCGTCGGGGGGGGAGGGGGCTCGGTTGGTGGATTCGGAGAGTGGGGCGGCGTTGGAGGAGTTGCTGACGGAGGAGGTGCTGGCCGCGTATGCCCGGCGCTTCGGGGAGCATCAGCGTCAGCTGCGGGCCGCGGCGTCGCGTGCGCGGGGCGTGCTGCTCACGGCGGAGGCCACGCAGCCGCTGGCCTCGCTGGTGATGGGCCCGCTGCGTCCGCTCTTCGTGGCGGGAGGTGGGGCGTGA